A genomic segment from Microcoleus sp. FACHB-672 encodes:
- a CDS encoding dienelactone hydrolase family protein translates to MANFEISCEHVKVPNGDLQISSYIAYPVGEGTFPAIVILQEIFGVNAHIREVTERIASEGYVAIAPALYQRLAPDFEIGYTAEDVELGRRYKEQTKASELLSDIQAAIAYLKSQSSVKGDAIGCIGFCFGGHVAYLAATLPEMKATASFYGAGITTWTPGSGQPTLARTSEIAGTLYAFFGNQDASIPASAVEQIEAELQKHHISHRVFIYDGAEHGFFCDRRASYNRTAAADAWIQVKQLFSQVLQAV, encoded by the coding sequence ATGGCAAACTTTGAGATTTCTTGCGAACACGTTAAAGTTCCTAATGGAGATTTACAAATTTCCTCATATATAGCCTATCCTGTCGGCGAAGGGACTTTCCCAGCCATTGTCATTTTGCAAGAAATATTTGGGGTGAATGCCCATATTCGAGAAGTCACAGAACGGATTGCATCTGAAGGCTATGTGGCCATAGCACCGGCACTTTACCAGCGTCTTGCCCCAGATTTTGAAATCGGTTACACTGCCGAAGACGTAGAACTGGGCCGGCGCTATAAAGAACAAACCAAGGCATCAGAGCTTCTGAGTGATATCCAAGCTGCGATCGCCTACCTCAAAAGCCAATCTTCCGTGAAAGGGGATGCTATTGGCTGCATAGGCTTCTGCTTTGGTGGTCACGTTGCCTACCTCGCCGCCACTTTGCCAGAGATGAAGGCGACTGCTTCATTTTACGGTGCCGGCATCACGACTTGGACTCCGGGCAGCGGTCAACCTACCCTAGCACGAACTTCTGAGATTGCCGGCACCCTCTACGCCTTCTTTGGCAATCAGGATGCCAGTATTCCCGCCTCCGCCGTTGAGCAGATCGAGGCAGAACTCCAGAAACATCACATCTCTCATCGCGTCTTTATTTACGACGGCGCTGAACACGGTTTTTTCTGCGATCGCCGCGCTAGCTACAACCGTACTGCCGCTGCTGACGCCTGGATTCAGGTGAAGCAGCTCTTTAGTCAAGTTCTCCAAGCGGTTTAA